Proteins encoded by one window of Lycium barbarum isolate Lr01 chromosome 11, ASM1917538v2, whole genome shotgun sequence:
- the LOC132617639 gene encoding 21.7 kDa class VI heat shock protein: protein MNSMTSYKQFEVQFEEPNPKKWCVLLKEDVFVTLMNKGNFITHKVLCEGSLFSPLLFGKFFDPSDAFPLWEFDSDVLLSNARSSNNQCTVDWAQTDTDYVLRAEIPGVGKAGIRVSVEDGKVLEVSGQLRLKIETGTKDWRAGNWWEHGCVRRIELPENADWKKTEAFLSGDHKFLEVKIPKIPPNISDVP from the exons ATGAATTCAATGACCAGCTACAAACAGTTTGAAGTTCAATTTGAAGAACCAAACCCCAAAAAATGGTGTGTTCTATTAAAAGAAGATGTGTTTGTAACATTGATGAACAAGGGGAATTTTATAACACATAAAGTTCTATGTGAAGGTTCACTGTTTAGTCCATTATTGTTTGGGAAATTTTTTGATCCTTCAGATGCATTTCCACTTTGGGAATTTGATTCAGATGTGTTATTGTCCAATGCTCGAAGCTCTAATAATCAGTGCACAGTTGATTGGGCTCAAACTGACACAGATTATGTATTGAGAGCAGAAATACCAG GAGTTGGTAAAGCTGGCATTCGTGTTTCCGTTGAGGATGGGAAAGTTTTAGAGGTCAGTGGGCAGTTGAGGCTAAAAATAGAGACCGGGACGAAGGACTGGAGAGCTGGAAACTGGTGGGAACACGGCTGTGTTCGGAGGATTGAACTGCCTGAAAATGCAGACTGGAAGAAAACAGAGGCATTCTTGAGTGGTGATCACAAATTCTTAGAAGTTAAAATTCCAAAGATCCCTCCAAATATTAGTGATgtaccttga
- the LOC132617638 gene encoding formin-like protein 5 translates to MGVRGVVHFLVFLFMSFFTLVAAPGSKKDLDDHLLANLIKSEETNRDMVELLWLNCRVELIRANEAVEDLEYYVAEDSSGGEKNKHVDDLHPLVKQALLGCLREKNLLFLICGEEKGSPNRYARCVEFLFSLHGAPKRRKLKEAPNPPPAPPNSKPSKSKDDKNSKKKSAAKASKKKDAVGVPIIAAAAAISVLVVLLCICCCCKCCRRSKKGLNDERPLLSLSSSDYSSSHKSSALGASFSNGGNRSFNNNPNDDPKIEIRRTGPAGMPPLKPPPGRVFSSEATAKPTPPPPPPPAKPTTPAPAAPPPPPVKPSSAGPRPPAPGPPPPPPMKPGPRPPPPAGGPPRPPSSGLKPPRRSPLGPNASTSASTEEEDTDAKTKLKPFFWDKVQANTDQSMVWHQVKAGSFQFDEEQIETLFGYASAEKKKNGSKKDSAQDASNLYIQIIDQKKAQNLSILLKALNVTTEEVCDALKEGNELPAELIQTLLKMAPTAEEELKLRIYAGDLSRLGQAERFLKALVEVPFAFKRLETLLFMCTLQDEASLIKESFATLEAACTELRNSRLFLKLLEAVLKTGNRMNDGTFRGGAQAFKLDTLLKLSDVKGIDGKTTLLHFVVQEIIRSEGIRAARAARDQRSLSSIKSDDLLEDLPQDSEDQYRNTGLQVVSGLSSDLEHVKRAAILDADNLTGTVAKLGHALIKARDFLNSEMKNIDEEDGFHQTLKNFVQNAEGEVMSLLEEEKRIMALVKSTGDYFHGNAKKDEGLRLFVIVRDFLVILDKVCREVKNAPRKLNSTPRKENVALTTSESTLSPRPDQSIHSPRLDQSTTTSSPRPDQSTPSPRPDQSTPSPRPDQSIPSPRQRPDQSIPSARPDQHRKLFPAIADRRINDSSSDDDTP, encoded by the exons ATGGGTGTGAGAGGAGTAGttcatttcttagtgttcttgTTTATGTCTTTTTTCACTTTGGTAGCAGCACCTGGAAGCAAGAAGGACTTAGATGATCATTTACTTGCCAATCTCATCAAGTCTGAGGAGACTAATAGGGACATG GTTGAGCTACTGTGGTTGAACTGTAGGGTAGAGTTAATACGTGCTAATGAAGCTGTTGAAGATCTCGAGTATTATGTCGCAGAAGATTCAAGTGGGGGAGAAAAAAATAAGCATGTCGATGACTTGCATCCGCTAGTTAAGCAAGCCCTTCTAGGTTGTTTGAGGGAAAAAAATCTCTTGTTTCTTATATGTGGAGAGGAGAAGGGCTCACCAAATCGGTATGCCAGGTGTGTGGAGTTTCTATTTTCCTTGCATGGAGCTCCTAAACGGCGCAAATTGAAAGAAGCCCCTAATCCACCACCTGCCCCTCCTAATTCAAAGCCATCTAAATCAAAAGATGACAAAAACTCAAAAAAGAAATCTGCAGCTAAAGCCAGTAAGAAAAAAGACGCGGTTGGGGTTCCTATTATTGCAGCTGCCGCCGCCATATCTGTTCTCGTAGTACTTCTGTGCATATGCTGTTGTTGTAAGTGCTGTAGGAGATCCAAAAAGGGGTTGAATGATGAGAGGCCTCTTCTTAGCTTAAGCTCGAGCGACTATTCTTCATCGCATAAGTCATCTGCTTTAGGAGCTTCATTCAGTAATGGTGGTAACCGTTCATTCAATAACAATCCCAATGATGATCCTAAAATTGAGATTCGAAGGACAGGACCTGCTGGAATGCCTCCCCTGAAACCTCCCCCTGGTAGGGTGTTTTCTTCTGAAGCTACTGCTAagccaaccccacccccacctccGCCTCCTGCAAAGCCAACAACTCCTGCACCTGCTGCACCACCTCCACCACCAGTAAAGCCTTCATCTGCTGGTCCACGTCCTCCTGCACCTGGACCTCCTCCTCCTCCACCTATGAAACCTGGTCCTCGACCGCCACCTCCCGCCGGTGGTCCACCTCGGCCACCTTCCTCAGGCTTGAAGCCACCTCGACGTTCGCCTCTTGGACCAAATGCATCCACAAGTGCTTCAACTGAGGAGGAAGATACTGATGCCAAAACCAAGCTTAAGCCTTTCTTCTGGGATAAGGTTCAAGCCAACACTGACCAATCAATGGTTTGGCATCAAGTCAAGGCAGGATCTTTCCA GTTTGATGAAGAGCAGATAGAGACTCTATTTGGATATGCTTCTGCTGAGAAAAAGAAGAATGGGTCAAAGAAGGACTCCGCCCAAGATGCTTCCAACCTATATATTCAAATCATTGACCAGAAGAAGGCACAGAATTTATCTATTCTTCTTAAAGCCTTAAACGTGACAACTGAAGAAGTTTGTGATGCACTGAAAGAAG GAAATGAGCTGCCTGCTGAACTCATTCAAACTTTGCTTAAGATGGCACCAACTGCGGAGGAAGAACTGAAACTGAGGATCTACGCTGGGGATCTTTCTCGGCTTGGGCAGGCAGAGCGGTTCCTGAAAGCCTTGGTTGAGGTTCCATTTGCATTCAAGAGGCTAGAGACATTGCTTTTCATGTGCACTCTTCAGGATGAGGCATCCCTGATTAAAGAATCATTTGCCACCTTGGAG GCTGCTTGCACAGAACTCCGGAATAGCAGGCTGTTTCTCAAGCTCCTTGAGGCTGTTTTGAAAACTGGCAATCGAATGAATGATGGAACATTTCGTGGTGGTGCACAAGCATTTAAACTTGACACGCTTCTGAAATTATCAGATGTAAAAGGAATAGACGGGAAAACTACGTTGTTGCATTTTGTTGTTCAGGAGATAATCCGTTCAGAAGGTATACGAGCTGCCCGTGCTGCCAGGGATCAACGAAGCTTGTCTAGCATCAAGTCTGATGATCTGCTCGAGGATTTGCCTCAGGATTCAGAAGATCAGTATCGAAATACTGGTTTACAAGTTGTCTCCGGTTTGAGTAGTGATCTTGAACATGTAAAAAGAGCTGCAATTCTGGATGCAGATAACTTAACAGGCACAGTGGCCAAACTTGGCCATGCACTTATAAAAGCGCGCGATTTCCTAAATTCAGAGATGAAGAATATAGATGAGGAAGATGGATTTCACCAGACATTGAAGAACTTTGTGCAGAATGCTGAGGGTGAAGTCATGTCGTTACTTGAGGAAGAAAAGCGAATTATGGCTCTTGTTAAGAGCACGGGTGATTATTTCCACGGAAATGCTAAGAAGGATGAAGGTCTGCGATTATTTGTGATTGTTAGGGATTTTCTGGTTATTTTGGATAAGGTATGCAGAGAGGTGAAAAATGCTCCGAGAAAGTTAAATAGCACACCAAGGAAAGAAAATGTAGCCCTTACAACTTCAGAATCTACCCTTTCACCGCGACCTGATCAATCCATCCATTCACCACGGCTTGATCAATCCACCACGACCTCTTCACCACGACCTGATCAATCCACCCCTTCACCGCGACCTGATCAATCCACCCCTTCACCGCGACCTGATCAATCCATCCCTTCACCACGACAGCGACCGGATCAATCCATCCCTTCAGCACGACCTGATCAGCATCGGAAGCTTTTTCCAGCTATCGCAGACAGGCGAATTAATGATTCTAGTTCAGACGATGACACTCCTTAA